In one window of Candidatus Kinetoplastibacterium blastocrithidii (ex Strigomonas culicis) DNA:
- a CDS encoding cell division protein ZipA C-terminal FtsZ-binding domain-containing protein, with protein MSNNFFKYILNIIEKIKSSFFYNKVSLLLEKNDSSSLENYKYNNCIDYDFHDFDSLIEVDILVNLKPSVKGIDLSCHLKEFKNISDSFIRIMLENNFGKKSEILDENDYYVSIHIFVLLASRDGPIDSEQWHKIVSISRKLANNFNAMIVVPDKQIVINKAKKLDNLCAFLDAQIKFKIVTDHCFSREKLSEIISSIGFNKFHDIYILKSDRIKVYLKEDDNLCNLDIIMDIPCSIQDENTLNAFFDLSSKIAKELNAKLVDDNGLILNDDSIELISRQLNKLFKRLDECGFTSGSYRARRVFK; from the coding sequence ATGAGTAATAATTTTTTTAAATACATTCTTAATATAATAGAAAAAATAAAGTCTAGTTTTTTTTATAATAAGGTTTCTTTATTGCTAGAAAAGAATGATTCCTCATCACTAGAAAATTATAAATACAATAATTGTATTGACTATGATTTCCATGATTTTGACTCTCTTATAGAAGTAGATATTTTGGTGAATTTAAAACCAAGCGTCAAAGGTATTGATTTGTCGTGTCATTTAAAAGAATTTAAGAATATTAGCGATTCTTTCATAAGAATCATGCTTGAGAATAATTTTGGTAAAAAAAGTGAAATTCTAGATGAAAATGATTACTATGTCTCTATTCATATATTTGTTTTATTAGCTAGTCGCGATGGCCCTATAGATTCTGAACAGTGGCATAAAATAGTAAGTATTTCCAGAAAGTTAGCTAATAATTTTAATGCTATGATCGTAGTTCCTGATAAACAAATAGTAATTAATAAGGCTAAAAAACTAGATAATTTATGTGCGTTTCTAGATGCACAAATAAAGTTTAAAATAGTGACAGATCATTGTTTCTCAAGAGAAAAACTGTCAGAAATTATTTCTAGTATTGGCTTTAATAAATTTCATGATATTTATATATTAAAATCTGATCGTATTAAAGTGTATCTCAAGGAAGACGATAATTTGTGTAATTTAGATATTATCATGGATATTCCATGCTCTATCCAAGATGAAAATACTTTGAATGCTTTCTTTGATTTGTCAAGTAAAATTGCAAAAGAATTAAATGCTAAATTAGTTGATGATAATGGTTTAATTCTAAATGATGATTCTATAGAACTTATTAGTAGGCAGTTAAATAAATTATTCAAAAGATTAGATGAGTGCGGTTTTACATCAGGAAGTTATCGAGCTAGAAGAGTTTTTAAATAA
- a CDS encoding uracil-DNA glycosylase, translated as MSLNRFQCLFLEEIGIDRLIYSKFIDKNNESSKTFSLNSNNHENKIANSLCNGFNNNNNINTINVLQKDIDSSYKTTFCNDISILKEKVVRCKNCFLSGHRKNVVFGDGVLSDVDCMIIGEAPGEYEDIEGKPFVGKSGKLLDSMLSSIFISRSSNAFISNIVKCRPPGNRNPRPEEIISCRPYLIEQIDIINPKTILALGKFSANTLLCSDSSIRGLRGKIHGFKSKGSSIPVVVSYHPAYLLRRPEEKSLAWADLCLIASLLGK; from the coding sequence ATGTCTTTAAATAGATTTCAATGCTTATTTTTAGAAGAAATTGGTATAGATAGGTTAATCTATTCTAAGTTTATTGATAAAAATAATGAAAGTAGTAAAACATTTTCTTTAAATAGTAATAATCATGAAAATAAGATAGCCAATTCGCTCTGTAATGGATTTAACAATAACAACAATATTAATACTATAAATGTTTTACAAAAGGATATAGACTCTTCCTATAAAACTACATTTTGTAATGATATTTCTATATTAAAAGAGAAAGTTGTAAGATGCAAAAATTGTTTTCTATCTGGTCATAGAAAAAATGTAGTATTTGGAGATGGTGTTTTATCAGATGTTGATTGTATGATAATAGGCGAAGCTCCTGGTGAATATGAAGATATAGAGGGTAAACCTTTTGTTGGAAAGTCTGGTAAGTTGTTAGACTCAATGCTCAGTTCTATTTTTATAAGTAGAAGTTCTAATGCATTTATTTCAAATATTGTAAAATGTCGTCCCCCAGGAAATAGGAATCCTAGGCCAGAAGAGATAATTTCTTGTCGTCCTTATTTAATTGAGCAAATAGACATAATAAATCCCAAGACAATATTAGCTTTGGGTAAATTTTCGGCCAATACTCTTCTTTGTAGTGATTCCAGCATAAGAGGTTTGCGAGGTAAGATTCATGGCTTTAAATCGAAGGGGTCTAGTATACCGGTGGTTGTTAGTTATCATCCAGCTTATCTGTTAAGGAGGCCAGAAGAAAAGTCATTAGCTTGGGCTGATCTTTGTTTGATAGCCTCTTTGTTAGGCAAATAG